Proteins from one Rosa chinensis cultivar Old Blush chromosome 7, RchiOBHm-V2, whole genome shotgun sequence genomic window:
- the LOC112180080 gene encoding triose phosphate/phosphate translocator, non-green plastid, chloroplastic, protein MQTAAFTFSPSLPLLKSRRLSAQTSTLRFAPTRVSASLKPGTALTSSTNDALSASLSRRSWSVSSDDFKLRPWTSPALDRSRFEVAAAAESSGETAEPKSSLFKTLELGSLFGLWYLFNIYFNIYNKQVLKVFPYPATVTGIQFAVGTVVVLLMWGLNLYKKPKISGAQLAAILPLAIVHTLGNLFTNMSLGKVAVSFTHTIKASEPFFSVILSAMFLGEIPTPWVVASLIPIVGGVGLASVTEASFNWAGFWSAMASNLTNQSRNVLSKKVMVKNEESMDNITLFSIITVMSFFLLTPVAIFLEGVKFTPAAMTSAGLGVKQLYTRSLIAALCFHAYQQVSYMILQRVSPVTHSVGNCVKRVVVIVSSVIFFKTPVSPINSLGTGIALAGVFLYSRVKRIKAKPKTA, encoded by the exons ATGCAGACCGCCGCCTTCACTTTCTCGCCGTCTCTCCCTCTCCTTAAGTCTCGCCGCCTCTCCGCCCAAACCTCCACCCTCAGATTCGCTCCCACACGTGTCTCCGCCTCCCTCAAGCCTGGCACCGCTCTCACCTCCTCCACCAATGACGCcctctccgcctctctctcccGCCGATCCTGGTCCGTATCCTCCGATGACTTCAAGCTCAGGCCCTGGACCTCTCCGGCCCTCGATCGGAGCCGTTTTGAGGTCGCGGCTGCTGCCGAGAGCTCCGGCGAGACCGCCGAGCCGAAGAGCAGTTTGTTCAAGACTCTGGAGCTCGGGTCGTTGTTCGGCCTCTGGTACCTGTTCAACATCTACTTCAACATCTATAACAAGCAG GTCTTGAAGGTGTTCCCGTACCCAGCAACTGTTACTGGAATACAATTTGCTGTTGGGACTGTTGTTGTTCTGCTCATGTGGGGTTTGAATCTCTACAAGAAGCCAAAAATCAGCGGGGCACAG CTCGCAGCAATTCTGCCACTGGCCATCGTTCACACTTTGGGTAACCTTTTTACTAATATGAGTCTTGGGAAAGTGGCTGTATCATTCACTCACACGATCAAGGCTAGTGAGCCCTTTTTCTCAGTTATCCTCTCTGCCATGTTTCTCGGTGAG ATACCTACTCCTTGGGTGGTTGCTTCCCTGATTCCAATTGTTGGTGGAGTGGGACTGGCATCAGTTACTGAGGCCTCATTTAACTG GGCTGGATTCTGGAGTGCTATGGCTTCCAATTTGACAAATCAATCTCGCAATGTCCTCAGCAAAAAGGTCATGGTTAAGAATGAG GAATCTATGGACAACATTACACTCTTCTCGATAATAACAGTCATGTCCTTTTTCTTGTTGACCCCTGTGGCCATCTTCTTGGAAGGGGTGAAATTTACTCCAGCGGCCATGACATCTGCT GGATTGGGGGTTAAACAATTATATACTAGGTCTCTTATTGCTGCACTCTGCTTCCATGCATATCAGCAG GTTTCGTATATGATATTGCAAAGGGTATCACCTGTTACTCACTCTGTCGGCAATTGTGTCAAGCGAGTGGTGGTTATAGTGAGCTCTGTTATCTTCTTCAAAACACCTGTCTCACCTATTAATTCTCTTG GAACTGGGATTGCACTTGCTGGAGTTTTCTTGTATTCAAGAGTGAAGCGCATCAAGGCAAAGCCGAAGACTGCTTGA
- the LOC112177406 gene encoding transcription factor MYB98, with product MEINKLRENLASQIPLLVPENNSYMMKPHNMKDEFIPFEASSSSKGYLQDFHHLDNQFHQYANGSSSNPMFGVQNPCFEPYYNDNNAYTCDQGSPTDVNFYECKPLNIADNLGHGQVLDNFQSLNFPHPRSNSIGHMMGISHRSGTNFLPLTNSQDIKPMSFVAPDEVSCINSENGYYKRAGINHKGTSRLSTIARAGSTFKGRKKNNVVKGQWTIDEDRVLIQLVAQYGVRKWSHIAQMLPGRIGKQCRERWHNHLRPDIKKDTWSEEEDKILIQAHAEIGNKWAEIAKRLPGRTENSIKNHWNATKRRQYSKRKCRSKYPRGSLLQDYIKSLNLDASPNTGRQRKNNNNNNNNNSSNSSPADHNNASTASTKVQSQINVGFNSESDSRLVPNYEFSEEDPDFCFDENMFQEGCSIDSLLDDIPCATDFGENGNDFDGKMMVSSDHEPFSVHDEKNFEVLAMQVDLGSAVMESTEVKKELDLVEMMSQVNEADDA from the exons ATGGAGATTAACAAGCTAAGAGAAAACCTGGCCTCCCAAATCCCATTACTAGTGCCAGAGAACAACAGCTACATGATGAAACCCCACAACATGAAAGATGAGTTCATCCCATTTgaagcttcttcttcctcaaaggGTTACCTTCAAGATTTTCACCATCTTGATAATCAGTTTCATCAATATGCTAATGGGTCCTCATCAAATCCCATGTTTGGGGTCCAAAATCCATGTTTTGAACCTTATTACAATGACAACAATGCCTACACTTGTGACCAAGGCTCACCCACAGATGTAAATTTCTATGAGTGCAAGCCTCTAAACATTGCAGACAATTTGGGACATGGTCAAGTCTTGGACAACTTCCAAAGCTTGAATTTCCCACATCCCAGATCAAATTCCATTGGTCACATGATGGGGATTTCTCATAGGAGTGGTACTAATTTCCTGCCCTTGACAAATTCCCAGGACATTAAGCCTATGAGCTTTGTGGCACCAGATGAAGTCTCTTGCATCAACTCAGAAAATGGTTACTACAAAAGAGCTGGGATCAATCATAAGGGTACTAGTAGATTGTCTACAATAGCAAGGGCAGGGTCAACTTTTAAGGGTCGGAAGAAGAACAATGTGGTCAAGGGTCAATGGACAATTGACGAAGATAG GGTGTTGATTCAGCTGGTTGCACAGTATGGGGTAAGAAAGTGGTCACATATTGCTCAGATGTTGCCGGGAAGGATTGGCAAGCAGTGTAGAGAGAGATGGCATAACCATCTCAGGCCTGATATCAAG AAGGACACATGGAGTGAGGAGGAAGACAAGATACTGATTCAAGCTCATGCAGAGATAGGGAACAAGTGGGCAGAGATTGCAAAGAGACTTCCCGGAAGGACTGAAAACTCCATCAAAAACCACTGGAATGCAACCAAAAGGAGACAATATTCGAAGCGAAAATGCCGCTCCAAGTACCCCAGAGGCTCTCTTCTTCAGGATTACATCAAGAGTTTGAACTTGGACGCGTCACCAAACACCGGCCGCCAGAGaaaaaataacaacaacaacaacaacaacaacagtagCAATAGTTCACCGGCTGATCACAACAATGCCAGTACTGCCAGCACCAAAGTTCAGTCACAAATCAATGTGGGGTTCAATAGTGAGAGTGATAGCAGGTTGGTTCCGAACTATGAGTTCAGTGAGGAGGACCCGGATTTTTGTTTCGATGAGAACATGTTTCAAGAGGGCTGCAGCATTGATTCTCTGCTTGATGACATTCCTTGTGCTACGGATTTCGGCGAGAATGGTAATGATTTTGATGGGAAAATGATGGTTTCATCAGATCATGAGCCTTTTTCTGTTCATGATGAGAAGAATTTCGAGGTGTTGGCTATGCAAGTGGATTTGGGTTCTGCAGTGATGGAGAGTACTGAAGTGAAGAAGGAGCTGGACTTGGTGGAGATGATGTCTCAAGTCAATGAAGCCGATGATGCCTAG
- the LOC112179371 gene encoding GDSL esterase/lipase At5g62930 produces MRPEIVLFGDSITERSFQSGGWGAALADTYSRKADVKVRGYGGYNTRWALFLLHQIFPLDSRKPPAAATIFFGANDAAILGRTSERQHVPLEEFKENLRKIVLHLKECSPTILIVLITPPPVDEEGRNEYARSLYGEDARKLPERTNEAAEVYAKKCLELAEEMGIRSINLWSKLQETEGWQKKFLSDGLHLTPEGNAVVLQEVVRVFKEAWFSADEMPYDFPHHSVIDGKSPEKAFEQRCI; encoded by the exons ATGAGACCTGAAATCGTGTTGTTTGGAGACTCGATAACAGAGCGGTCCTTCCAATCAGGAGGCTGGGGTGCCGCTCTTGCTGACACCTATTCTCGCAAG GCTGATGTCAAAGTTCGTGGCTATGGTGGGTACAACACCAGATGGGCGCTGTTCTTGTTGCATCAGATCTTTCCTCTG GATTCCAGAAAACCTCCTGCTGCTGCCACAATTTTCTTTGGGGCCAATGATGCAGCTATTTTGGGGAGAACAAGTGAACGGCAACATGTTCCTCTTGAAGAGTTCAAGGAGAATCTCAGAAAAATTGTTCTCCATTTGAAG GAGTGCAGTCCCACAATTCTGATTGTGCTTATCACTCCACCACCTGTGGATGAGGAAGGGCGTAATGAATATGCACG ATCTTTGTATGGTGAGGATGCTAGGAAACTGCCAGAAAGGACAAATGAAGCAGCAGAAGTTTATGCAAAGAAGTGCCTTGAGCTAGCTGAGGAAATGGGTATCCGCTCCATCAATCTTTGGTCCAAGTTGCAGGAAACAGAGGGTTGGCAGAAGAAATTTCTAAG CGACGGGTTGCACCTAACACCAGAAGGCAATGCTGTAGTCCTCCAAGAAGTTGTAAGAGTTTTCAAGGAAGCATGGTTTTCTGCTGACGAAATGCCTTATGATTTTCCTCACCACTCAGTAATTGATGGGAAGAGCCCTGAGAAAGCTTTTGAGCAAAGATGCATAtaa
- the LOC112178686 gene encoding probable boron transporter 2, translating into MEETFVPFRGIKNDLKGRILCYKQDWAGGLRAGIRILAPTTYVFFASTIPVISFGEQLERNTNGTLTAVQTLASTAICGVIHSIVGGQPLLILGVAEPTVLMYTFMFNFAKDRKDLGQELFLAWTGWVCVWTSILLFLLAILGACSIINRFTRIAGELFGLLIAMLFMQQAIRGVVEEFGVPEREKPNQTALLPSWRFGNGMFALVLSFGLLFTALRSRKARSWRYGTGWLRGFIADYGVPLMVLVWTAVSYIPVNDVPKGIPRRLFSPNPWSPGAYSNWTVIKEMMTVPPLYIVGAFIPATMIAVLYYFDHSVASQLAQQKEFNLKKPASYHYDLLLLGFLVILCGLIGIPPANGVIPQSPMHTKSLATLKHQLLRNKLVVTARNSIRKNSTLSQLYHNMQEAYNEMQTPLVYQRPSALGLKELKESTVQLASSTGYIDAPVDETVFDVDKDIDDLLPIEVKEQRLSNVLQALLAGGCVAAMPLLKKIPTSVLWGYFAFMAIESLPGNQFWERILFLFTAPSRRYKVLEKHHGTFLETVPFKTIATFTLFQTAYLLLCFGITWIPIAGVLFPLLIMLLVPVRQYLLPKFFKRAHLQDLDAAEYEEAPAIAFNMSFEDQDVQARINNIDGGEILDEIITRSRGEIRRTQSPKVSSLTPTSSLEGIKPAYSPRLTQRVYSPRLNELRGERSPRLNVQGHETENTPSPRLNELRGEQSPRMHGQGIETVQTPSPGPSVLGQSTPGSSSYKT; encoded by the exons ATGGAAGAAACGTTTGTTCCTTTTCGCGGGATCAAGAATGACCTCAAAGGAAGAATTCTTTGCTACAAACAAGATTGGGCTGGTGGTTTACGAGCGGGTATAAG GATCTTGGCCCCAACAACATACGTATTCTTTGCTTCAACAATTCCAGTTATATCTTTTGGGGAGCAGCTGGAAAGAAATACAA ATGGAACTTTGACTGCAGTACAGACTCTTGCATCAACTGCAATTTGTGGTGTTATCCATTCAATTGTTGGAGGGCAGCCCCTGCTCATACTAGGGGTGGCTGAACCAACAGTATTGATGTATACATTTATGTTCAACTTTGCTAAGGACCGAAAGGATTTGGGACAGGAACTCTTTTTAGCTTGGACTGGATG GGTATGTGTGTGGACATCCATTTTGCTCTTCTTGCTGGCCATTCTGGGTGCTTGCTCTATAATCAATAGGTTTACGCGTATTGCTGGTGAATTATTTGGTCTTCTTATCGCAATGCTTTTTATGCAGCAGGCCATAAGA GGAGTTGTAGAGGAATTTGGCGTACCTGAAAGAGAAAAGCCAAATCAGACTGCACTCCTACCCTCTTGGAGGTTTGGCAATGGAATGTTTGCATTAGTTCTGTCATTTGGCCTTCTATTTACTGCATTGAGAAGTCGTAAAGCTAGATCGTGGCGTTATGGCACAG GTTGGCTACGTGGATTTATAGCGGATTATGGAGTCCCACTCATGGTTCTTGTATGGACTGCTGTATCTTACATACCGGTTAATGATGTCCCAAAAGGAATCCCAAGACGACTTTTCAGTCCAAATCCATGGTCTCCTGGTGCATACTCAAACTGGACAGTTATCAAG GAGATGATGACTGTTCCTCCTTTATATATAGTTGGAGCATTTATACCAGCAACTATGATTGCTGTGCTCTACTACTTTGATCACAGTGTTGCATCTCAACTTGCCCAACAGAAGGAGTTTAATCTAAAGAAACCAGCTTCATATCACTATGACCTTCTCCTTCTCGGATTTCTG gtcataTTGTGTGGGCTTATTGGCATTCCCCCTGCCAATGGTGTAATTCCACAATCTCCTATGCATACAAAAAGTTTAGCTACTCTAAAACATCAG CTTTTGCGGAATAAGCTTGTAGTAACAGCAAGGAATAGTATACGCAAAAACTCAACTTTGAGTCAATTATACCACAACATGCAAGAAGCATACAATGAAATGCAGACTCCACTAGTCTACCAACGTCCATCTGCTCTG GGACTAAAAGAGCTGAAAGAATCCACAGTCCAATTAGCCTCAAGTACTGGCTACATTGATGCTCCTGTTGATGAAACCGTTTTTGATGTGGATAAGGATATTGATGATCTTTTACCTATTGAAGTAAAAGAGCAACGCCTCAGCAATGTGCTTCAGGCATTGCTGGCTGGTGGTTGTGTAGCTGCTATGCCTCTTTTGAAGAAAATCCCAACCTCAGTTCTTTGGGGTTATTTTGCTTTTATGGCAATTGAAAGCTTGCCTGGAAACCAATTCTGGGAGAGAATATTGTTTCTTTTCACTGCTCCAAGTCGAAGATACAA GGTGCTGGAGAAGCATCATGGAACCTTTCTTGAGACTGTGCCTTTTAAAACAATTGCGACCTTCACCTTGTTCCAGACAGCTTACTTGCTACTGTGTTTTGGCATAACATGGATCCCAATTGCCGGGGTGCTCTTCCCGTTGTTGATCATGCTTCTAGTCCCAGTGCGGCAGTATTTGCTCCCTAAGTTTTTTAAAAGAGCTCACCTTCAAGACCTGGATGCTGCAGAATACGAGGAAGCCCCTGCCATTGCTTTCAACATGTCCTTTGAA GATCAGGATGTTCAGGCAAGAATAAATAACATTGATGGTGGGGAGATACTTGATGAAATTATTACAAGAAGCCGCGGGGAGATCCGCCGCACTCAGAGTCCAAAAGTATCAAGTTTGACCCCTACTTCTTCACTAGAAGGTATAAAACCAGCTTATAGCCCAAGGTTAACGCAGAGAGTATACAGCCCCCGTTTAAATGAACTGAGAGGAGAAAGAAGCCCCCGACTAAATGTACAAGGTCACGAAACAGAAAACACTCCCAGCCCCCGTTTGAATGAACTAAGAGGAGAACAAAGCCCCCGAATGCATGGTCAGGGAATCGAAACAGTGCAGACTCCCAGCCCTGGACCATCTGTCCTCGGACAAAGCACTCCTGGTTCTTCAAGCTACAAAACCTAG